Proteins encoded together in one Halothermothrix orenii H 168 window:
- a CDS encoding FeoA family protein, whose amino-acid sequence MIISVRKKPGFISKNKEFPLSRVEAGTKGIISQLKFNEPHIVKKLLGIGLIPGETIEVIRDFPVFIIKIGESKFALDEKLVSGIYIILGN is encoded by the coding sequence ATGATTATAAGTGTTAGAAAGAAGCCTGGTTTTATATCAAAAAATAAAGAATTCCCTTTGTCACGGGTGGAAGCAGGCACGAAAGGTATTATAAGTCAATTAAAGTTTAATGAACCACATATTGTGAAAAAATTGCTGGGGATCGGACTAATCCCGGGGGAAACAATTGAAGTTATAAGAGATTTTCCTGTTTTTATCATAAAAATAGGGGAGAGTAAGTTTGCCCTTGATGAAAAACTGGTATCAGGAATTTATATAATTTTGGGGAATTAA